One Glycine max cultivar Williams 82 chromosome 4, Glycine_max_v4.0, whole genome shotgun sequence DNA segment encodes these proteins:
- the LOC100797066 gene encoding uncharacterized protein isoform X1 translates to MGKWDHRPSRRFFRRRRSPVRPPTFYDINAPLPEYWQDGIPLWEKKYCTIVGLVPWQKIVDSKMFVYCHSNVFDWNDSAAEEALQNAKNHYWAKINSLPCDISLPDPDTYNDQIDWNPYIDPDMIKEIDKAFFTVPDEEQETAIKNKRTKTSVNDENPLECSDTPLSRALENNEVQRWNQGNSGDVDNTDNPWECSVTHGNGRLTDNAWEGGPVKSWGWNEGRDHNQCKDWNSENLQDKGWGKARDSSWCQQQSNNLANFGNSSWQCKSSQQNVTPLKTGWRNSGANGSGWKQQEKADVSRRNYGGWTAQNKGNQWREGSHWHTLGSNGSQFQRDGCQTGHYWGKEKSKKRDFVP, encoded by the exons ATGGGTAAATGGGATCATCGTCCGTCGCGAAGGTTCTTCCGCCGTCGAAGATCTCCGGTGCGTCCCCCGACCTTCTACGACATCAATGCCCCTCTTCCTG AGTATTGGCAGGACGGAATACCCTTATGGGAGAAGAAATACTGCACTATAGTTGGATTGGTACCGTGGCAGAAAATtgttgattcaaagatgtttgtATACTGCCACAGTAATGTGTTTGATTGGAATGATTCAGCCGCTGAAGAAGCTTTACAAAATGCCAAAAATCATTACTGGGCAAAGATCAACAGCCTTCCCTGTGATATTTCTCTGCCTGATCCAGATACTTATAATGATCAAATAGATTGGAATCCTTATATTGATCCGGATATGATTAAGGAAATAGATAAAGCATTCTTTACTGTGCCAGATGAGGAACAAGAAACTgccattaaaaacaaaagaacaaaaacttcagttaatgatgaaaatcctTTGGAATGTTCTGATACACCTCTTAGCAGAgctttagaaaataatgaagtgCAAAGATGGAATCAGGGAAACTCTGGAGATGTGGATAATACTGACAATCCATGGGAGTGTAGTGTTACTCATGGAAATGGAAGATTAACTGACAATGCTTGGGAAGGTGGTCCTGTTAAGTCTTGGGGTTGGAATGAAGGAAGGGATCACAACCAGTGTAAGGATTGGAATTCTGAAAACTTACAGGATAAAGGATGGGGTAAAGCCAGGGACAGTTCTTGGTGCCAGCAGCAGTCAAATAATTTGGCTAACTTTGGCAACTCTTCTTGGCAATGCAAATCCAGTCAACAGAATGTAACTCCATTGAAGACAGGATGGCGAAACAGTGGAGCAAATGGGTCAGGATGGAAGCAACAGGAAAAGGCTGATGTTTCTAGAAGGAATTATGGAGGTTGGACTGCTCAGAATAAGGGTAACCAGTGGAGGGAAGGCTCTCATTGGCATACATTAGGCTCCAATGGCTCTCAGTTCCAAAGGGATGGTTGTCAAACGGGTCATTACTGGGGTAAAGAGAAAAGTAAAAAGAGGGATTTTGTCCCTTGA
- the LOC100797066 gene encoding uncharacterized protein isoform X2, producing MGSSSVAKVLPPSKISEYWQDGIPLWEKKYCTIVGLVPWQKIVDSKMFVYCHSNVFDWNDSAAEEALQNAKNHYWAKINSLPCDISLPDPDTYNDQIDWNPYIDPDMIKEIDKAFFTVPDEEQETAIKNKRTKTSVNDENPLECSDTPLSRALENNEVQRWNQGNSGDVDNTDNPWECSVTHGNGRLTDNAWEGGPVKSWGWNEGRDHNQCKDWNSENLQDKGWGKARDSSWCQQQSNNLANFGNSSWQCKSSQQNVTPLKTGWRNSGANGSGWKQQEKADVSRRNYGGWTAQNKGNQWREGSHWHTLGSNGSQFQRDGCQTGHYWGKEKSKKRDFVP from the exons ATGGGATCATCGTCCGTCGCGAAGGTTCTTCCGCCGTCGAAGATCTCCG AGTATTGGCAGGACGGAATACCCTTATGGGAGAAGAAATACTGCACTATAGTTGGATTGGTACCGTGGCAGAAAATtgttgattcaaagatgtttgtATACTGCCACAGTAATGTGTTTGATTGGAATGATTCAGCCGCTGAAGAAGCTTTACAAAATGCCAAAAATCATTACTGGGCAAAGATCAACAGCCTTCCCTGTGATATTTCTCTGCCTGATCCAGATACTTATAATGATCAAATAGATTGGAATCCTTATATTGATCCGGATATGATTAAGGAAATAGATAAAGCATTCTTTACTGTGCCAGATGAGGAACAAGAAACTgccattaaaaacaaaagaacaaaaacttcagttaatgatgaaaatcctTTGGAATGTTCTGATACACCTCTTAGCAGAgctttagaaaataatgaagtgCAAAGATGGAATCAGGGAAACTCTGGAGATGTGGATAATACTGACAATCCATGGGAGTGTAGTGTTACTCATGGAAATGGAAGATTAACTGACAATGCTTGGGAAGGTGGTCCTGTTAAGTCTTGGGGTTGGAATGAAGGAAGGGATCACAACCAGTGTAAGGATTGGAATTCTGAAAACTTACAGGATAAAGGATGGGGTAAAGCCAGGGACAGTTCTTGGTGCCAGCAGCAGTCAAATAATTTGGCTAACTTTGGCAACTCTTCTTGGCAATGCAAATCCAGTCAACAGAATGTAACTCCATTGAAGACAGGATGGCGAAACAGTGGAGCAAATGGGTCAGGATGGAAGCAACAGGAAAAGGCTGATGTTTCTAGAAGGAATTATGGAGGTTGGACTGCTCAGAATAAGGGTAACCAGTGGAGGGAAGGCTCTCATTGGCATACATTAGGCTCCAATGGCTCTCAGTTCCAAAGGGATGGTTGTCAAACGGGTCATTACTGGGGTAAAGAGAAAAGTAAAAAGAGGGATTTTGTCCCTTGA